A single genomic interval of Halorubrum aethiopicum harbors:
- a CDS encoding chemotaxis protein CheA, which produces MDSHRAAFVAEAEEGITDLNNALLALEADPGDDAAMDDVFRVAHTLKGNAAAMGYEDVSSFGHALEDLLDAVRGGDREVTPELMDLLFEGVDTVEAMVAEIEETGEVSTDPSDLESRLRAVEEHGTVDPDADGDEDVSEDDEVEIGESDGTGGSAVDADELDDEADDEDAEAEVDVPEPPAGAADFEDAAYAEVTVGETAMPGVDAALALRALEENFDEYATRPAAEALEDGEYDGTFDAFVADADPAVVAEGLEALTQVAGVRTALAGGDSGSERGGGADPDIAEEDSDDGEVAGDDGEVADDAEDVPEIDDGDGDANTDDTEADPDDDGSKSSGSVDREEIKSIRVDVDQVDELYGLVEQLVTSRIKLRRELEGTGTEPDTLDELDKLASSLQDTAMDMRLIPFSQVSDSFPRLVRDIARDLDKRVTFDIEGDDVELDRTILTEMRDPLVHVLRNAVDHGIESAEEREAAGKDPVGRVKLTAERERDHVVIEVADDGAGLDADRLREKAVAEGVEDRETVEAMTDGEAYDLVFHPGFSTAEEVTDVSGRGVGMDVVRTTARDLDGSVSVDSEPGEGTTVRFRLPVTVAIVKVMFVDVNGTEYGIPIKSIAEVSRADGVETVHGDEVVRHEEDLYSVIRLEERLDAAGPGSGAVDDAAAATDGGSVGVGGDPDPTASDAAAGEGMLVRIREGTRKVALHCDGVLDQEEVVVKPLDGPLSGTPGLSGTAVLGDGDVVAVLDVVSL; this is translated from the coding sequence ATGGACTCCCACCGCGCGGCGTTCGTCGCGGAGGCCGAAGAGGGGATCACGGACCTCAACAACGCGCTTCTCGCGCTCGAGGCGGACCCCGGGGACGACGCGGCGATGGACGACGTGTTCCGGGTCGCACACACCCTGAAGGGCAACGCCGCCGCGATGGGGTACGAGGACGTCTCCTCGTTCGGCCACGCCCTCGAGGACCTCCTCGACGCGGTCCGCGGCGGCGACCGGGAGGTCACGCCCGAACTCATGGACCTGCTATTCGAGGGGGTCGACACCGTCGAGGCCATGGTCGCGGAGATCGAGGAGACCGGCGAGGTGTCGACGGACCCCTCCGACCTCGAATCCCGACTCCGGGCGGTCGAGGAGCACGGAACCGTCGATCCCGACGCCGACGGGGACGAAGACGTCAGCGAGGACGACGAGGTCGAAATCGGCGAGAGCGACGGAACGGGCGGCAGCGCGGTCGACGCCGACGAGCTCGATGACGAAGCCGACGACGAGGACGCGGAGGCCGAGGTCGACGTGCCCGAACCGCCTGCCGGAGCGGCCGACTTCGAAGACGCGGCGTACGCCGAGGTGACCGTGGGCGAGACCGCGATGCCGGGCGTCGACGCGGCGCTCGCCCTCCGGGCGCTCGAGGAGAACTTCGACGAGTACGCCACCCGGCCGGCCGCGGAGGCGCTGGAGGACGGCGAGTACGACGGGACCTTCGACGCCTTCGTCGCCGACGCCGATCCGGCGGTCGTCGCGGAGGGACTCGAGGCGCTCACGCAGGTCGCGGGGGTGCGGACCGCGCTCGCGGGCGGCGATTCCGGATCGGAACGGGGCGGTGGAGCCGATCCGGACATCGCCGAGGAGGACTCCGACGACGGCGAGGTCGCAGGCGACGACGGCGAGGTCGCAGACGACGCCGAAGACGTCCCCGAGATCGACGACGGCGACGGTGACGCCAATACCGACGACACCGAGGCCGATCCGGATGACGACGGATCGAAGTCATCGGGATCGGTCGACCGCGAGGAGATCAAGTCGATCCGGGTCGACGTCGACCAGGTCGACGAGCTGTACGGGTTGGTCGAGCAGCTCGTGACGAGCCGGATCAAGCTCCGCCGGGAGCTCGAGGGAACCGGGACGGAGCCCGACACGCTCGACGAGCTCGACAAGCTCGCCTCCAGCCTCCAGGACACCGCGATGGACATGCGGCTCATCCCGTTCTCGCAGGTGTCCGACTCGTTCCCGCGGCTGGTCCGGGACATCGCCCGCGACCTCGACAAGCGCGTTACCTTCGACATCGAGGGCGACGACGTCGAGCTCGACCGGACGATCCTCACGGAGATGCGCGATCCGCTCGTCCACGTGTTGCGGAACGCGGTCGACCACGGGATCGAGTCCGCCGAGGAGCGCGAGGCCGCCGGAAAGGATCCCGTCGGGCGGGTGAAACTCACGGCGGAGCGCGAGCGCGACCACGTCGTCATCGAGGTCGCCGACGACGGCGCGGGCCTCGACGCCGACCGCCTCCGCGAGAAGGCGGTCGCGGAGGGCGTCGAGGACCGCGAGACCGTCGAGGCGATGACCGACGGGGAGGCCTACGACCTGGTCTTCCATCCGGGCTTTTCGACCGCCGAGGAGGTCACCGACGTCTCCGGCCGCGGCGTCGGCATGGACGTGGTGCGGACGACCGCCCGCGACCTCGACGGCTCCGTCTCGGTCGACAGCGAGCCGGGCGAGGGGACGACGGTGCGGTTCCGGCTCCCGGTCACCGTCGCCATCGTGAAGGTGATGTTCGTCGACGTGAACGGGACGGAGTACGGGATCCCGATAAAATCGATCGCGGAGGTGTCGCGCGCCGACGGCGTCGAGACGGTCCACGGCGACGAGGTGGTCCGCCACGAGGAGGACCTCTACTCGGTGATACGGCTCGAGGAACGGCTCGACGCCGCCGGACCGGGATCCGGAGCGGTCGACGACGCGGCCGCCGCGACCGACGGCGGCTCCGTCGGCGTCGGGGGCGATCCCGATCCGACCGCCTCCGACGCCGCGGCCGGCGAGGGGATGCTCGTCCGGATCCGCGAGGGGACCCGGAAGGTCGCGCTCCACTGCGACGGCGTGTTGGACCAGGAGGAGGTGGTCGTGAAGCCGCTCGACGGCCCGCTGTCGGGAACGCCCGGGCTCAGCGGAACGGCCGTGCTCGGCGACGGCGACGTCGTGGCCGTCCTCGACGTGGTGAGCCTATGA
- a CDS encoding class II aldolase/adducin family protein, producing the protein MSDDSADFRAVREAIVDYAPALAELTPGRTGNLSVRDGDAFAVTPTGVAYDAFDAADVPVVGLDGERRAGRMAPSSEVPMHTGIYEHARPGAIVHTHSPWATTLATLGLSLPPVHYMIVAVGREVPLADYAPYGTEELAANVVAAMAEADSDAAILANHGLVVTGPDLETAIENAHHVEDLCRLYVRASALGEPNLLTDDQLATVEERFESYGQQPDDE; encoded by the coding sequence GTGAGCGACGACTCGGCGGACTTTCGTGCGGTCCGCGAGGCGATCGTGGACTACGCTCCAGCGTTGGCGGAGCTGACGCCCGGTCGAACCGGGAACCTGAGCGTCCGCGACGGCGACGCCTTCGCCGTCACGCCGACCGGGGTCGCCTACGACGCCTTCGACGCCGCGGACGTGCCCGTCGTCGGTCTCGACGGCGAGCGTCGCGCGGGGCGGATGGCACCGTCGAGCGAGGTGCCGATGCATACGGGGATCTACGAGCATGCGCGACCCGGCGCGATCGTCCACACACACTCGCCGTGGGCGACGACACTGGCGACGCTCGGGTTGTCGCTCCCCCCCGTCCACTACATGATCGTCGCGGTGGGTCGGGAGGTTCCGCTGGCCGACTACGCGCCCTACGGGACCGAGGAGCTCGCCGCCAACGTCGTCGCCGCGATGGCCGAGGCCGACTCGGACGCCGCGATCCTCGCGAACCACGGGCTGGTGGTGACCGGCCCGGATCTGGAGACCGCGATCGAGAACGCACACCACGTCGAGGACCTGTGTCGGCTCTACGTGCGCGCCTCGGCGCTCGGCGAGCCGAACCTTCTGACGGACGACCAGCTCGCGACCGTCGAGGAGCGCTTCGAGAGCTACGGCCAGCAGCCGGATGACGAGTAG
- a CDS encoding HAD family hydrolase, whose product MEYEAVCFDLDDTLYPYPPCNEAGKRAALSAFRDRGYDLDRATFDDLYATARRDAKRETGGTAASHERFIYFKQALRIHADVHDAADAHAIGEAYWDGYIDEMTPYDGVTDTLDAIRDAGVAVGVVTNLTTRVQLRKLARLGLDDRVDRLVTSEEVGREKPSALPFTTALAGFDRRPSETLMVGDNAVTDVEGGNAVGMDTVLFDPRGEALPTAELTGERRPDHRIESFPALTEVVA is encoded by the coding sequence ATGGAGTACGAAGCGGTCTGTTTCGATCTCGACGACACGCTGTACCCGTATCCGCCGTGTAACGAGGCGGGCAAGCGGGCGGCGCTGTCGGCGTTCCGCGATCGCGGGTACGATCTGGACCGCGCGACGTTCGACGACCTCTACGCAACCGCCCGTCGGGACGCGAAACGCGAGACGGGCGGCACCGCGGCCTCCCACGAGCGGTTCATCTACTTCAAGCAGGCGTTGCGGATCCACGCGGACGTCCACGACGCGGCCGACGCCCACGCGATCGGCGAGGCGTACTGGGACGGATACATCGACGAGATGACACCGTACGACGGCGTCACGGACACGCTCGACGCGATCCGCGACGCCGGCGTCGCGGTCGGCGTCGTGACGAACCTCACGACGCGGGTCCAACTACGAAAGCTCGCTCGGCTCGGGCTCGACGACCGGGTGGACCGACTCGTCACCTCGGAGGAGGTCGGCCGCGAGAAGCCGAGCGCGCTCCCCTTTACGACCGCGCTCGCCGGCTTCGACCGTCGGCCGAGCGAGACGCTCATGGTCGGAGACAACGCCGTCACCGACGTCGAGGGCGGCAACGCCGTCGGGATGGACACCGTCCTGTTCGATCCCCGGGGAGAGGCCCTACCGACCGCCGAACTGACCGGCGAACGGCGGCCGGACCACCGGATCGAGTCGTTCCCGGCGCTCACGGAGGTGGTGGCGTGA
- a CDS encoding HEAT repeat domain-containing protein has product MSLYQHAREGNVDRLRDALASDSTAVRKRAVELLGELADEDDQATIDGLLRAATVDEDAGVRGAAVDALDEVGQEALEQLLSELTGGSGSEAEWVTARKFARALEADRAELRIAAANALARLDEPSALPAVVGALSDPDPRVRLRACHACGTFADSRAVPGLIERLDDEPRVRRAAANALGAVGTDRALDPLVDLLEDPDESLRRIAAGALGNASNPKPVEPLARALGDESAIVRNAAVYSVIELLSNVPTEHSHAVRDRVVSELKAADDETVVEPLVEILTEGKQSRQRRNAAWILGRVADSDSEAAVEALAAALDDDDAQTAQFAATSLTNLGGPVVEDRLLDRLGTERPDDVRAKAVFVLGQVGGQETLNRLEELTDDESSAVRKRVFSAVSKLRAGGA; this is encoded by the coding sequence ATGTCGCTGTACCAGCACGCTCGCGAGGGGAACGTCGATCGACTCAGAGACGCGCTGGCGAGCGACAGCACCGCGGTCCGGAAGCGTGCGGTCGAGCTCCTCGGCGAGCTCGCCGACGAGGACGACCAGGCGACGATAGACGGACTTCTGCGCGCGGCGACGGTCGACGAGGACGCCGGGGTCCGCGGGGCCGCCGTCGACGCCCTCGACGAGGTCGGACAGGAGGCGCTCGAACAGCTCCTGTCGGAGCTCACGGGCGGGAGCGGGTCGGAGGCCGAGTGGGTCACCGCCCGGAAGTTCGCCCGCGCGCTCGAGGCGGACCGCGCCGAGCTTCGGATCGCGGCCGCGAACGCGCTCGCCCGTCTCGACGAGCCGAGCGCGCTCCCCGCCGTCGTCGGTGCTCTGTCGGATCCGGACCCACGGGTGCGGCTCCGTGCGTGTCACGCGTGCGGGACGTTCGCCGACTCGAGAGCGGTTCCCGGGCTGATCGAACGCCTCGACGACGAACCACGGGTTCGGCGGGCCGCCGCGAACGCGCTGGGGGCCGTCGGAACCGACCGCGCGCTCGATCCGCTCGTCGACCTGCTCGAGGATCCCGACGAGTCGCTCCGGCGCATCGCCGCGGGCGCGCTCGGGAACGCGAGCAACCCGAAGCCGGTGGAGCCGCTCGCGCGCGCGCTCGGAGACGAGAGCGCGATCGTCAGGAACGCGGCGGTGTACTCGGTCATCGAACTGCTCTCGAACGTGCCGACCGAACACAGCCACGCGGTTCGCGATCGGGTCGTCTCCGAGCTGAAGGCGGCCGACGACGAGACGGTCGTCGAGCCCCTCGTCGAGATCCTCACCGAGGGCAAACAGAGCCGACAGCGCCGGAACGCGGCGTGGATCCTCGGGCGCGTCGCCGATTCCGACTCCGAGGCGGCCGTCGAGGCGCTCGCGGCCGCCCTCGACGACGACGACGCACAGACCGCCCAGTTCGCGGCGACGAGCCTCACGAACCTCGGCGGGCCGGTCGTCGAGGACCGGCTGCTCGACCGACTCGGCACCGAGCGTCCCGACGACGTCCGCGCGAAGGCGGTGTTCGTGCTCGGCCAGGTCGGCGGACAGGAGACGCTGAATCGACTGGAGGAACTGACGGACGACGAGAGCTCCGCGGTCCGGAAACGCGTGTTCTCGGCGGTCTCGAAGCTCCGGGCGGGGGGAGCCTAA
- a CDS encoding CheF family chemotaxis protein, which produces MPTGDGEYKITDTQARFAVAVREGRAINDVSWTPGRVLLSNRRLILASNDGKRTVPLSRLERLGGRHDANQSIARVSNYVSFDLGEQVLLVAAAEHESFERDVYRALLDQRTLMAKHPAVEGGVVQDTGWEQARVKIDENGLGAALEGGAFVEFDLDDISGLDAARRTVDGEKKPVIEVSHTDDADTSIETHLAGTPRRMRFVESWLRKGEERSSTNVDLSSRDREVLMALYSGVSPFEIPAFLGSDVDEVEETFERLIELEVVEEVRVRREVALNSRGRNIASEAMNEQ; this is translated from the coding sequence ATGCCGACCGGCGACGGCGAGTACAAGATCACGGACACCCAGGCGCGGTTCGCGGTCGCCGTCCGCGAGGGGAGAGCCATCAACGACGTCTCCTGGACGCCGGGGCGAGTCCTGTTGTCGAACCGGCGGCTGATACTCGCGAGTAACGACGGGAAACGCACGGTTCCGCTCTCGCGACTCGAGCGACTCGGCGGCCGTCACGACGCCAACCAGTCGATCGCTCGCGTCTCCAACTACGTGAGCTTCGATCTCGGCGAGCAGGTGCTCTTAGTGGCCGCCGCCGAGCACGAGTCGTTCGAGCGAGACGTCTACCGGGCGCTGCTCGACCAGCGGACGCTGATGGCGAAACACCCGGCCGTCGAGGGCGGCGTCGTCCAGGACACCGGCTGGGAGCAGGCCCGCGTGAAGATCGACGAGAACGGCCTCGGGGCGGCGCTCGAGGGAGGCGCGTTCGTGGAGTTCGACCTCGACGACATCAGCGGGCTCGACGCCGCGAGACGAACCGTCGACGGCGAGAAGAAGCCCGTGATCGAGGTGTCACACACGGACGACGCGGACACGAGCATCGAGACGCACCTCGCCGGGACGCCACGGCGGATGCGGTTCGTCGAGTCGTGGCTCCGGAAGGGAGAGGAGCGGAGCTCGACGAACGTCGACCTCTCCAGTCGGGATCGGGAGGTGTTGATGGCGCTGTACTCGGGCGTCTCGCCGTTCGAGATCCCCGCGTTCCTGGGCAGCGACGTCGACGAGGTCGAGGAGACGTTCGAGCGGCTGATCGAACTGGAGGTCGTCGAGGAGGTGCGGGTTCGCCGCGAGGTGGCGCTCAACTCACGCGGACGCAACATCGCCAGCGAGGCGATGAACGAGCAGTGA
- a CDS encoding CheR family methyltransferase — protein MTGGSAFEGVLEQIDDSVPFEPGYYNESYLDRRITARMRRRGTESHREYRRLLREEDAEREALMDALTINVTEFFRNGEMWAVLRDVLRDLTDEQRRVRVWSAPCADGREAYSLAMLACDDGAIDESRLEVLGSDISEEALDHAREGVYHTTRTTDIAEELSPLSEPDRYVDREGDAFRVRDAPRRLVTFDTHDLISDGSRGPFDVVLCRNLLIYIDADHKGSLFDTLEASLADGGVLVVGMTESVPPDRNDGYEAIDKRRRVFRRR, from the coding sequence ATGACCGGCGGGAGCGCCTTCGAGGGTGTTCTCGAGCAGATCGACGACTCGGTGCCGTTCGAACCCGGCTACTACAACGAGTCGTACCTCGACAGGCGGATCACCGCACGGATGCGACGGCGCGGGACGGAGTCACACCGCGAGTACCGCCGGCTGCTTCGCGAGGAGGACGCCGAGCGCGAGGCGCTCATGGACGCGCTCACGATCAACGTGACGGAGTTCTTCCGGAACGGGGAGATGTGGGCGGTCCTCCGGGACGTGTTGCGCGACCTCACCGACGAGCAGCGCCGGGTCCGCGTCTGGTCCGCGCCGTGTGCGGACGGCCGGGAGGCGTACTCGCTCGCGATGCTCGCGTGCGACGACGGCGCCATCGACGAGTCGCGCCTGGAGGTGCTCGGCTCGGACATCAGCGAGGAGGCGCTCGATCACGCCCGCGAGGGCGTGTACCACACGACGCGGACGACGGACATCGCCGAGGAACTCTCGCCGCTCTCGGAGCCGGACCGCTACGTCGACCGCGAGGGCGACGCGTTCCGCGTCCGCGACGCGCCGAGACGGCTCGTGACGTTCGACACCCACGACCTGATCAGCGACGGGTCGCGGGGGCCCTTCGACGTGGTGTTGTGCCGGAACCTCCTCATCTACATCGACGCGGACCACAAGGGGTCGCTCTTCGACACGCTCGAGGCGTCGCTCGCGGACGGCGGCGTGCTCGTCGTCGGGATGACGGAGAGCGTCCCGCCGGACCGCAACGACGGGTACGAAGCGATCGACAAGCGTCGACGGGTGTTCCGGAGGCGCTGA